DNA from Diaphorobacter limosus:
GAGGTGGACCTGAGCTTCGAGGACCGCTACACCGACCTGGTGGCCAACGGGATAGACGTGGCGCTGCGCCTGGGCAAACTGGCCGACTCCACGCTGGGCGCACGCACCCTGGGCGTGAACCCCTGGGTGCTGGTGGCCTCGCCCCACTACCTGAAGAAGCACGGCACGCCGCGCCGCCCCTCGGATCTGAAGGAGCACGCCACGCTGATCTACAGCAGCGTGCAGGGCAATGACGTCTGGCGCCTGCGCAATGCCAGCGGCGAGGCGGTATCCGTGCCCGTCAGCGGACGACTGCGCTCGAACAATCTCTCGGCCCTGCTGGCCGCGGCACGCGCGCACATGGGCATCGCCGCCCTGCCCTGGTATGTGGCCCATGACTCGCTGGCGGCGGGACGCGTGGTCGAGGTGCTCAAGACCTGCCGCCTGCCCGAGCAGGAGATTCACGCCGTCTACCCCTCGCCACGCCTGGTGCCGCAGAAGGTGCAGGCCTTCATCGCCTTCCTGCAGGGACGCTTCGGTAGCACCTGGTGGGAACAACTGCCCAAGGGCGGATGACACCTGGGACTACACAAGCGCGCCCCACTCGTTCTCCTACCAGTCCACTGCGTTGTAAGTCTTGCTACAGGCGTGCTTCCTAGAATCCGCGCGTCAATGCTGCACTGCACAATTTCGTGCGCAGCCGATGCCATTGATGGAGTCAGGTTTATGTCCAACCCCTTGTATGAAAACATCAAGCGCGACCCGCGCTACGCGCAGTTGGTGCGCGAGCGGGCGCGCTTTGCCACGACGCTGGCCTTGCTGGTGATTGCCGTGTTCTTTGGCTTTGTGCTGCTGGTGGCCTTCCAGCCGCAAGTGATTGCGCTGCGCCTGTTCGAGGGCAGCAATCTGACGCTGGGCATTGCCCTGGGCTTTACCCAGTTTGTGTTCTTCTGCGCCCTGACCTGGGTCTATGTGCGCCGCGCCAACAGCGACTTTGATGCGCGCAACGCCCAGATCGTCGCCGACGCCATGAGGAAGACAGCATGATACAGCGCCCTATTTCTCTCGCCTGCCGCAGCGCTGCGGCCCTGTCCTTGCTGCTGCCGGCACTGGCCATCGCCGCCCCGGACCTGGGCGCCACACAAAAGCAGCCGCTGAACTGGCACGCCATTGGCATGTTCTTCGTCTTCGTGCTGATGACGCTGGGCATCACCTACTGGGCGGCCGGCCGCTCCAAGTCGGCGTCCGACTTCTACACCGCCGGCGGCGGCATCACCGGCAAGCAAAACGGCCTGGCGATTGCCGGCGACTTCATGTCGGCGGCCACGCTGCTGGGCCTGACGGCCATGATCTATGGCGACGGTGTCGATGGCTACATCTACATGGTGGCCTTCTTCGTCGGCTGGCCCATCATTTTGTTCTTGATGGCCGAGCGCCTGCGCAACCTGGGCAAGTTCACCTTTGCCGACATCACCGCCTACCGCCTCTCCCAGGGCCCGGTGCGCACCATGGCGGCCGTCAGCTCGCTGACCGTGGTGTGCTTTTACCTGGTGGCGCAGATGGTCGGCGCCGGCCAGCTCATCAAGCTGCTGTTCGGCCTGGACTACAACGTGGCCCTGGTGGTCGTCGGCGTGCTGATGATGGTGTATGTGATCTTCGGCGGCATGGTCGCCACCACCTGGGTGCAGATCATCAAGGCCTGCATGCTGCTGGCGGGCGGCACGGCCATCATGCTGCTGGCCTTCTCCCAGTTCGGCTTCAGCCTGGACACCCTGCTGACCAAGACCATGGAGGTGCACAAGCTGGGCGCCAACATGCTCTCGCCCGGCAAGCTGCTGGCCGACCCGGTGACGGCCCTGTCCATGGGCCTGGGCCTGATGTTCGGCATCGCCGGCCTGCCGCATATCCTGATGCGCTTCTTCACCGTGACCAACGCGCAGGAGGCGCGCAAGTCGGTGTTCTATGCCTCCGGCATCATCGCCTTCTTCTTCAACGTGATCGCCATCATGGGCCTGTGCGCCATCGTGCTGGTGGGCACCAATCCCGACTTCTTCGAGGGCGGCGTGGTCGGCGGCAAGCTGATTGGCGGCGGCAACATGGTGGCCCTGCACCTGGCCAAGGCCGCGGGCGGCAACCTGCTGCTGGGCTTTTTGTCGGCCGTGGCCTTTGCCACCATCCTGGCGGTGGTGGCGGGCCTGGCGCTGGCAGGTGCCTCGGCCATCTCGCACGACCTGTATGCCCGCGTGATCATGAAGGGCCAGGCGAGCGAGGCCAAGGAAATCCGCGTCTCCAAGATGGCCACCCTGGGCCTGGGCGTGGTCGCCGTGCTGCTGGGCATGGCGTTCGAGAAGATGAACGTGGCCTTCATGGTGGCGCTGGCCTTTGGCGTGGCCTCCTGCGCCAACTTCCCCGTCCTGCTGATGTCCATGTACTGGAAGGGCCTGACCACGCGCGGCGCGCTGGTGGGCGGCTACACGGGTCTCATCAGCTCGGTGCTGTTCGTGCTGTTCTCCAAGTCGGTGTGGGTGGATGTGCTGGGCAACAAGGCCGCGCTCTTCCCCTACACCCAGCCGGCGCTGTTTGCCATGCCGCTGGCCTTCCTGGCGATCTATGTCTTCTCCAGGCTGGACAGCAGCGCCCAGGCCGACAAGGAGCGTGCGGCATTTGATGACCAGTACGTGCGCGCGCAGACCGGCGTGGGCGCCGCCAGCGCCGCTGCACACTGATGAAGCAGCCCGGGGACGGCAAGCGTCCCTGGGCGCCTACAACACCAGGATGGCGCGAAAGTCGTTCACATTGGTGTTCGTAGGCCCGGTGAACACCAGATCGCCCAGAGGTTCGAAAAAGCCATAGGCATCGTTGCGATCCAGGTGGTCGCCGATGCGCTGGCCGTTTTGTGCCGCGCGCGCCAGGGTGTCGGGTGCCACGCGGGCGCCCGCGTTGTCCTCCACGCCGTCTATGCCGTCGGTGTCGGCCGCCAGCGCCCAGACACCCTCCTGCCCCTGCAGCGCCTGGGCCAGGCCCAGGCAGAACTCGCCGGCACGCCCGCCGCGCCCCTTGGCGGCGCCGGGCTGCCTGGGGCGTATCGTGACCGTGGTTTCCCCGCCCGAAAGAATCACGCAGGGCCGCGCAAACGGCTCATCGCGCCGGGCCACGGCGCGCGCCAGCGCCGCATGCACCTTGCCCACCTCGCGCGACTCGCCCTCGATCTCGTCGGACAGGATATGCGCCGCAATGCCCGCGGCCTGCGCCGCCCGGGCCGCGGCCTGCAGTGACTGCTGGGGCGTGGCGATCAGGTGCACCTGGTGACCGGCAAAGCGCGCGTCACCGGGCTTCGGGGTTTCCAGCGCGCCAGCCTGCAGCGCGGCGCGCACGGCATCGGGCACGGCAATTTGGTAGCGCTGCAGAATTGCCAGCGCGTCGGCGCAGGTTGAGGCATCGGCCACCGTGGGCCCGCTGGCGATGATGGAGGGGTCGTCGCCCGGCACGTCGCTGATGGTCAGCGTGACCACCCGGGCCGGGTGGCAGGCGGCGGCCAGGCGGCCGCCCTTGATGCGCGAGAGATGCTTGCGCACACAGTTCATCTCGCCAATGGCGGCGCCGCTTTCCAGCAAGGCCTGGTTGATGCGCTGCTTCTCTGCCAGATCCAGACCCTCGGCCGGCAGGGTCAAGAGGGCCGAGCCGCCGCCAGAGATCAGGCACAGCACCAGATCGTCCTCGGTCAGCCCTTGCGTCAGCGCCAGCATGCGCTCGGCAGCCAGCAAGCCGGCGGCATCCGGCACGGGGTGAGCGGCCTCAACGAGTTCGATACGCTGCGCCAGCCCCTCGGGGCGCGGCGGAATATGGTGGTAGCGCGTAACCACCAGGCCGGACAGCGGCGCCTCCTGCGGCCACAGCGCTTCAAGCGCCTGGCACATCGAACCGCCGGCCTTGCCGGCGCCCAGCACCACGGTACGGCCCTTCGGAACCGGCGGCAGATGCTGCCCCATGCTGTGCAGCGGCTGTGCGCGCTGCACCGCCACGCGGTACAGGTCGAGCAGAAAGACCTGGGGGTTTGCGATGGGCGTGTACGGTGTCGCGGTCATGGCGTTGTGTCTCCTGCCGGACATTATCGAAGCACGCATTCCGCGCAAACCCTGCAGGCAAGTCAAAACTGCTTCGCCCTCAATCCAGCGATACCTTGGCGTCCTTGACTAGTTTGGCGAAGCGCGCCGTGTCATCCCTAATCTGCCGCGCCATCTGCTCGGGCGTGTTACCGATGGCGTCAGCGCCTATGTCGTCCATCTTCTTGCGGAACTCGGGCGAGTGGATGATCCTGACCATGTCCGCATTCAGGCGTGTCACCACCTCCCTGGGCGTGCCCGCGGGCGCAAGCATGCCGAACCAAGTGCCCATGTCGAAGCCCTTGAGGCCCGCCTCGTCGAGCGTGGGCACATCGGGCAGCGCCACCGAGCGCCTGGCCGTGGTCACGGCCAGCGCGCGCAGCTTGCCGGCCTTGATGTGGGGCAGCACCGGCGTGACGGTGTCGAACGACATGCTGATCTGTCCGCCCAGCAGGTCGGTGGTCAGCGGACCGCTGCCTTTGTAGGGCACGTGCAACAGCTCAACGCCGCCCATGCCCTCGAACTGCGCGCCTATCAGGTGCTGGCCCGTGCCCGTGCCGTTGGAGCCGTAGGTGAGCTTGCCGGGCTGGGCCTTGGCGAGCGCCAGCAGCTCCTGCACGGTCTTGGCGGGCAGTTGCGGGTTCACGACCAGCACGTTGGGAACCAGGGCCACGGTGGTGATGGGGGTCAGGTCCTTCTCGAAGTCGTAGCCCAGCTTGCGATAGACGCTGGTGGCGATGGTGTGGTGCACCGCGCCCATGAGCAAGGTGTAGCCATCGGGCTTGGCCTTGGCCACGTAGTCCGCGCCCAGCGTGGCGCCGGCTCCAGGCTTGTTTTCCACCACCACGGGCTGGCCCAGGGTCTTGGACAGCTCCTGTCCTAGCGCGCGCGCCAGCACGTCGGTCGTGCCGCCGGCCGGGAACGGCACGATGATGCTCACCGGCCGGCTTGGCCAGACCTGCGCCCAGGCAGATGGCAATGCCAGCCCCGCTGCGGCTGCGGCCAGGGTGCCCAGCAGGGCGCGTTTACTCCAATGCGTCATGGTGTGTCTCCTTATGGTGTTGTCACGGTGGGGATTCAGGCCACCACTGCGCTTGAAGCCACGGCGCTCGACGCCAGATAGCGGCAGACCGCGTCCGTCACCTGGCGCGTGGTGGCCCTGCCGCCCAGGTCGCCCGTGTGCAGAGCCGGGTCGGCCGTCACCTGCTCCACCGCGCACATCAGGCGCTGCGCGGCGGCCTGCTCGCCCAGGTGCTCCAGCAGCATCACGCAGCTCCAGAACGTGCCCACGGGATTGGCCAGGCCCTTGCCCATGATGTCGAAGGCCGAGCCGTGGATGGGCTCGAACATGCTGGGGTAGCGGCGCTCGGGGTCGATGTTGCCGGTGGGCGCGATCCCGAGGCTGCCGGCCAACGCCGCGGCCAGGTCGCTCAGGATATCGGCGTGCAGGTTGGTGGCGACTATGGTGTCCAGCGTGGCCGGGCGGTTGACCATGCGCGCGGTGGCGGCGTCCACCAGCTCCTTGTCCCACTGCACATCGGGGAACTCCTGGCCGATCTGCGCGGCGATCTCGTCCCACATCACCATGGCGTGGCGCTGGGCGTTGCTCTTGGTGATGACGGTGAGCAGCTTGCGCGGACGCGACTCTGCCAAGCGGAAGGCAAAGCGCATGATGCGCTCCACCCCGGCGCGGGTCATCATGCTCACGTCGGTGGCCGCCTCCAGCGGGTGGCCCTGGTGCACGCGGCCGCCCACGCCGGCGTATTCGCCCTCCGAGTTCTCGCGCACGATGACCCAGTCCAGATCCTGGGGGCCGCAGCGCTTGAGCGGCGCGTCGATGCCCGGCAGGATGCGCGTGGGCCGCACGTTGGCGTACTGATCGAAGCCCTGGCAGATCTTCAGGCGCAGGCCCCACAGCGTGATGTGGTCGGGAATGTGCGGGTCGCCCGCCGATCCGAACAGGATGGCGTCCTGGTTCTTGAGCTCGTTCAGGCCATCGGTGGGCATCATCTCGCCGTGCGCGCGGTACCAGTCGCCGCCCCAGCCGTAGCTAGTGAACTCGAAGCCCAGGCCGGGCTGCGATGCGGCCAGGGCCTGTAGCACGGACTGGCCTGCGGGAATGACTTCCTTGCCAATGCCGTCGCCGGGAATGCAGGCAATGCGATAGGTCTTGCTCATGGGAATGCTCGCTCCTTGGTAGAAATCCGGGCCACGCGATGCCGTGGCATGAACCCCGAATCTATCCATGGAAGGCAGGCCTCGAATGCCGCTAAAGTAATGCCATTGTTCACTTTCATTCAACAATGAGCACCCCTTCGACCGCCCCTTCGGAGATGGCCTTCTTCAGCCTGCTGGCGCGCTGTGCAAGCCTGTCGGCCACCGCGCGCGAACAGGGCATCAGTACCGCCGCGGCCAGCAAGCGCCTCGCGCAGATGGAATCGCGCCTAGGTGTGCAGCTCGTCAGCCGCACCACGCGACGATTGCATTTGACGGCCGAGGGGGAGACCTACCTACAGCACGCGCGCCGCATCCTGGCGGAAATCGACGCCATGGAGCAGCTCGTGGCCGACATGCAGTCGGAGCCCCAGGGGCTGCTGCGCGTGAACGCCACGCTGGGTTTCGGGCGCAGCCATGTTGCGCCGCTGGTGCCGGCCTTCGTGCAGAGCCATCCGCAGATCCAGCTACAGCTGCAGCTTTCTGTGCAGCCACCGCCGCTGGCGGACGACGCGTTCGACGTGTGCATCCGTTTCGGCGAGCCGCCCGATGCCCGCGTCATCGCGCGGCGCATCGCCCCCAACCGGCGACTGCTGTGCGCCGCCCCCGCCTACCTGGCCCGCCGGGGCATGCCCGCCCGACCGGCGGATCTGCAGCAGCACGATTGCATTGACATACGCCAGGGCGATGATGCCTACGGCGTCTGGCGCTTCGTGGGGCCACACAGGCTGGAATCCATCAAGCTGCGCAACCACCTGAGCACCAACGACGGCGAGATCGCGGTGAACTGGGCACTGGCGGGCTTGGGGCTCGTGATGCGCGCCGAGTGGGACATCGCCCGCTACCTGCGCAGCGGGCGACTGGTTCAGGTGCTGCAGGACTGGCAAACGCCGCCGGCCGACATCCACGCCGTATACCCGCAGCGACATGCCGCCACCGCGCGAGTACGCTCCTTCGTGGAGTTCCTGGCACAGCATTTCAGCGAGTCGGCGCCAAAGTTCTAAATACGGTTCACAAAAACTGTATACAAACCAGTGTTCCGCCGCTAAGATGGTGCGCATGGAAACCTCCACCACCAGTTTCATCGTCGAGAACCTGACCCGCGCCATCGTGGAGCACCGCCTGTTGCCCGGCACCAAGCTGGCCGAGCAAAAGCTGGCGGATCACTTTGGCGTCTCGCGCACGCTGGTGCGCCAGGCCTTGTTCCAACTGTCGCAAAACCGGCTCATCAAGCTGGAGCCGGCGCGCGGCGCATTCGTGGCCACGCCCTCGGTGGCTGAGGCGCGCCAGGTATTCGCCGTGCGCCGCATGCTGGAGGCCGAGATGGTGCGCGCCTTCATGGCCCAGAGCACGCCGGCCAAGATCCGCAGCCTGCGCCAGCATGTGGCCGCCGAGAAAAAGGCCATGGAGCGCGAGGACGTAGGCCAGCGCACCGAGCTGCTGGGCGACTTTCATGTGCGCATGGCCGAGCTCATGGGCAACGAGGTGCTGGCCCAGCTGCTGGGCGAACTGATCTCACGCTGCGCCCTGATCACGCTGATGTACCAGTCCAACGTGGCCGCCGAGCATTCGCACGACGAGCATGCCGACATCGTCGAGGCGCTGGCCGGCGGCAACGCCGACCATGCCGTGCAGCTCATGCGCCAGCACCTGGACAACGTCGAGGCGGGCCTGACCTTCGACCGCGACGTTCCGACCAGCGACCTTTCCATGGCCCTTTCTGCCTGAGAACTGCAGCACGCTCCAACACCATGACCTACGACGCCACTGCCCCCTACCCCCGCGACCTGATCGGCTACGGCCGCACGCCCCCGCAGCCCCAGTGGCCGGGCCAGGCGCGCGTGGCCGTGCAGTTTGTCCTCAACTACGAGGAAGGCGGCGAGAACTGCGTGCTGCATGGCGACGCCGCCAGCGAGCAGTTTTTGTCCGAAATGTTCAACCCGGCCGCCTACCCCGAGCGCCACATGAGCATGGAGGGCATCTACGAATACGGCTCGCGTGCCGGCGTGTGGCGCATCCTGCGCGAGTTCGAGCGCCGCGGCCTGCCGCTCACCGTCTTTGGCGTCGCCACGGCGCTGCAAAGACACCGCGATGTGACGGCCGCGTTCACCGAGCTGGGCCACGAGATCGCCTGCCATGGCCTCAAATGGATCCACTACCAGGGCGTGCCCGAGGAGGTGGAGCGCGCCCACATGGCGGAGGCCATGCAGATCATCCAGGGTCTGACCGGCAGCCGCCCGCTGGGCTGGTACACGGGCCGCGACAGCCCGCGCACGCGCCGCCTGGTGGCCGACCATGGCGGCTTCGAGTACGACAGCGACTACTACGGCGACGACCTGCCGTTCTGGATGAAGGTCCAGAAGACCGACGGCAGCGCCGCGCACCAGCTCATCGTGCCCTACACGCTGGACGTGAACGACATGCGCTTTGCGCTGCCCCAGGGCTACTCGCACGCCGACCCGTTCTTTCAGTACATGAAGGACAGCTTCGACGCCCTGTATGCCGAAGGCGACCCGGCCGGCGACAACGCGCCCAAGATGATGAGCATAGGCATGCACTGCCGCCTGCTGGGCAAGCCCGGACGCATCACCGCGCTGCAGCGCTTTCTGGACCATATCCAGGGCCACAACAAGGTCTGGATCTGCCGGCGCATCGACATCGCGCGCCACTGGAAAGAGCGCTTTCCCGCACCAATTTTGTAAAGAAAACAGGCTCTAGCGCTTATCCATCAAGCGCTGACAGCTATCATTTTAATAGGATACACCGTGGCTTTGACCCTGGAACAACTGAACCGCGCGCCCTTGCCCGAGGCCACGCAAATGCTCGACGGCCTGTACGAGCACACGCCCTGGATCGCCGAGCAGGCGCTGGCGCAGCGCCCCTTCACGTCGCTCGCCCATCTCAAGCACGCCATGGTGCGGGTGCTGGCCGCCGCCCCGCGCGAGGCGCAGCTGGCCCTGGTGCGCGCCCACCCGGAGCTGGCGGGCAAGGCCATGGTCAGCAAGACGCTGACGGCGGAATCGACCAACGAGCAAAGCAAGGCCGGCCTGACCGACTGCACGCCCGAAGAGTTCGCCCGCATCCAGCAGCTCAACAGCGACTACAACGCGCGCCACGGCTTCCCCTTCATCCTGGCCGTGCGCGGCCCGCGCGGCCTAGGCTTGCCGAAGCAGGAAATCATCGACACCTTTGCGCGCCGGCTGGAGAACCCGGTCGATTTCGAGCTGGCCGAGGCGCTGCGCAACATCCACCGCATCGTCGAGATCCGCCTGAACGACAAGTTCGGCTTTGCCCCCACGCTGGGCAACGATGTCTGGGACTGGCAGGAAAAACTCAGCACGCACAGCGACCCGGGCTACGCCGAGAAGGGCCAGCTGACCGTCACCTACCTGACCGACGCGCACCGCGCCTGCGCCCAGCGCATCAGCCACTGGATGCGCGATTGCGGCTTCGACGAGGTCGAGATCGACGCCGTGGGCAACGTGGTGGGCCGCTACCACGGCGCCCAGCCCGATGCCAAATACCTGCTCACCGGATCGCACTACGACACCGTGAGGAACGGCGGCAAGTACGACGGGCGCCTCGGCATCTTCGTGCCCATGGCCTGCGTGCGCGAGCTGCACCGCGCCGGCCGCCGCCTGCCCTTCGGCATCGAGGTGGTGGGCTTTGCCGAGGAAGAAGGCCAGCGCTACAAGGCCACCTTCCTGGGCTCGGGCGCGCTGGTTGGCGACTTCCGCGCCGAATGGCTGGAGCAGAAGGACGCCGACGGCATCACCATGCGCCAGGCCATGCAGCACGCCGGCCTGTGCGTGGACGACATCCCCAAGCTGAAGCGCGAGGCCGCCAACTACCTGGGTTTTGTCGAGGTGCATATCGAGCAGGGCCCGGTGCTCAACGAGCTGGACATCCCGCTGGGCGTGGTCACCTCCATCAACGGCAGCGTGCGCTTCGTCGGCGAGGTGTGCGGCATGGCCAGCCACGCCGGCACCACGCCCATGGATCGGCGCCGCGACGCCGCCGCCGCGGTGGCCGAATTGATTCTCTACGTGGAAAAGCGCGCCGCCCAGGACGGCGACAGCGTCGGCACCGTGGGCCAGCTGGAGGTGCCCAGCGGCTCCATCAACGTGGTGCCGGGGCGCTGCCGCTTCAGCCTGGATCTGCGCGCACCCACCAACGCGCAGCGCGACCGCCTGGTGCACGACATAGAGGCCGAGCTGCAGGCCATCTGCGCGCGCCGCTTCGTGCATTACAGCCTGGAGGAAACCATGCGCGCGGCCGCCGCGCCCAGCGCGCCCGAGTGGCAGCAGCGCTGGGAAAAGGCCGTCGCCGCCCTGGGCGTGCCGCTGTATCGCATGCCCAGCGGCGCCGGCCATGACGCCATGAAGCTGCACGAGCTCATGCCCCAGGCCATGCTGTTCACGCGCGGCATCAACAGCGGCATCAGCCACAACCCGCTGGAGGCGACGACCAGCGACGACATGCAGCTGGCCGTCGATGCCTTCAGCCATGTCTTGAACCAACTGGCCCAAGAGGCCTGAAGAATGCAGTCCCCATGAGCAACTACCAACAACTGGACGCCTGGATAGACCAGCATTTCGACGAGCAGGTGCAGTTCCTGCAGGCCCTGGTGCGCGTGCCCACCGACACGCCACCGGGCAACAACGCGCCGCACGCCGAACGCACCGCCGAACTCATCAAAGACTACGGCTTCGAGGCCG
Protein-coding regions in this window:
- a CDS encoding LysR family transcriptional regulator: MDRLDAMHMFVRVVETGSFTQVAREFATTQPTVTKQVAAMEARLKVRLLNRNTRGVSLTEPGTLYYEKCKAIVSDVAEAENVVQVRQHQVQGQLRIGSSVAFGRRVVIPLALDFMQHNPQVEVDLSFEDRYTDLVANGIDVALRLGKLADSTLGARTLGVNPWVLVASPHYLKKHGTPRRPSDLKEHATLIYSSVQGNDVWRLRNASGEAVSVPVSGRLRSNNLSALLAAARAHMGIAALPWYVAHDSLAAGRVVEVLKTCRLPEQEIHAVYPSPRLVPQKVQAFIAFLQGRFGSTWWEQLPKGG
- a CDS encoding DUF485 domain-containing protein; amino-acid sequence: MSNPLYENIKRDPRYAQLVRERARFATTLALLVIAVFFGFVLLVAFQPQVIALRLFEGSNLTLGIALGFTQFVFFCALTWVYVRRANSDFDARNAQIVADAMRKTA
- a CDS encoding cation acetate symporter, producing the protein MIQRPISLACRSAAALSLLLPALAIAAPDLGATQKQPLNWHAIGMFFVFVLMTLGITYWAAGRSKSASDFYTAGGGITGKQNGLAIAGDFMSAATLLGLTAMIYGDGVDGYIYMVAFFVGWPIILFLMAERLRNLGKFTFADITAYRLSQGPVRTMAAVSSLTVVCFYLVAQMVGAGQLIKLLFGLDYNVALVVVGVLMMVYVIFGGMVATTWVQIIKACMLLAGGTAIMLLAFSQFGFSLDTLLTKTMEVHKLGANMLSPGKLLADPVTALSMGLGLMFGIAGLPHILMRFFTVTNAQEARKSVFYASGIIAFFFNVIAIMGLCAIVLVGTNPDFFEGGVVGGKLIGGGNMVALHLAKAAGGNLLLGFLSAVAFATILAVVAGLALAGASAISHDLYARVIMKGQASEAKEIRVSKMATLGLGVVAVLLGMAFEKMNVAFMVALAFGVASCANFPVLLMSMYWKGLTTRGALVGGYTGLISSVLFVLFSKSVWVDVLGNKAALFPYTQPALFAMPLAFLAIYVFSRLDSSAQADKERAAFDDQYVRAQTGVGAASAAAH
- a CDS encoding glycerate kinase, translating into MTATPYTPIANPQVFLLDLYRVAVQRAQPLHSMGQHLPPVPKGRTVVLGAGKAGGSMCQALEALWPQEAPLSGLVVTRYHHIPPRPEGLAQRIELVEAAHPVPDAAGLLAAERMLALTQGLTEDDLVLCLISGGGSALLTLPAEGLDLAEKQRINQALLESGAAIGEMNCVRKHLSRIKGGRLAAACHPARVVTLTISDVPGDDPSIIASGPTVADASTCADALAILQRYQIAVPDAVRAALQAGALETPKPGDARFAGHQVHLIATPQQSLQAAARAAQAAGIAAHILSDEIEGESREVGKVHAALARAVARRDEPFARPCVILSGGETTVTIRPRQPGAAKGRGGRAGEFCLGLAQALQGQEGVWALAADTDGIDGVEDNAGARVAPDTLARAAQNGQRIGDHLDRNDAYGFFEPLGDLVFTGPTNTNVNDFRAILVL
- a CDS encoding tripartite tricarboxylate transporter substrate binding protein, producing the protein MTHWSKRALLGTLAAAAAGLALPSAWAQVWPSRPVSIIVPFPAGGTTDVLARALGQELSKTLGQPVVVENKPGAGATLGADYVAKAKPDGYTLLMGAVHHTIATSVYRKLGYDFEKDLTPITTVALVPNVLVVNPQLPAKTVQELLALAKAQPGKLTYGSNGTGTGQHLIGAQFEGMGGVELLHVPYKGSGPLTTDLLGGQISMSFDTVTPVLPHIKAGKLRALAVTTARRSVALPDVPTLDEAGLKGFDMGTWFGMLAPAGTPREVVTRLNADMVRIIHSPEFRKKMDDIGADAIGNTPEQMARQIRDDTARFAKLVKDAKVSLD
- a CDS encoding tartrate dehydrogenase — encoded protein: MSKTYRIACIPGDGIGKEVIPAGQSVLQALAASQPGLGFEFTSYGWGGDWYRAHGEMMPTDGLNELKNQDAILFGSAGDPHIPDHITLWGLRLKICQGFDQYANVRPTRILPGIDAPLKRCGPQDLDWVIVRENSEGEYAGVGGRVHQGHPLEAATDVSMMTRAGVERIMRFAFRLAESRPRKLLTVITKSNAQRHAMVMWDEIAAQIGQEFPDVQWDKELVDAATARMVNRPATLDTIVATNLHADILSDLAAALAGSLGIAPTGNIDPERRYPSMFEPIHGSAFDIMGKGLANPVGTFWSCVMLLEHLGEQAAAQRLMCAVEQVTADPALHTGDLGGRATTRQVTDAVCRYLASSAVASSAVVA
- a CDS encoding LysR family transcriptional regulator — translated: MSTPSTAPSEMAFFSLLARCASLSATAREQGISTAAASKRLAQMESRLGVQLVSRTTRRLHLTAEGETYLQHARRILAEIDAMEQLVADMQSEPQGLLRVNATLGFGRSHVAPLVPAFVQSHPQIQLQLQLSVQPPPLADDAFDVCIRFGEPPDARVIARRIAPNRRLLCAAPAYLARRGMPARPADLQQHDCIDIRQGDDAYGVWRFVGPHRLESIKLRNHLSTNDGEIAVNWALAGLGLVMRAEWDIARYLRSGRLVQVLQDWQTPPADIHAVYPQRHAATARVRSFVEFLAQHFSESAPKF
- a CDS encoding GntR family transcriptional regulator; the protein is METSTTSFIVENLTRAIVEHRLLPGTKLAEQKLADHFGVSRTLVRQALFQLSQNRLIKLEPARGAFVATPSVAEARQVFAVRRMLEAEMVRAFMAQSTPAKIRSLRQHVAAEKKAMEREDVGQRTELLGDFHVRMAELMGNEVLAQLLGELISRCALITLMYQSNVAAEHSHDEHADIVEALAGGNADHAVQLMRQHLDNVEAGLTFDRDVPTSDLSMALSA
- the puuE gene encoding allantoinase PuuE is translated as MTYDATAPYPRDLIGYGRTPPQPQWPGQARVAVQFVLNYEEGGENCVLHGDAASEQFLSEMFNPAAYPERHMSMEGIYEYGSRAGVWRILREFERRGLPLTVFGVATALQRHRDVTAAFTELGHEIACHGLKWIHYQGVPEEVERAHMAEAMQIIQGLTGSRPLGWYTGRDSPRTRRLVADHGGFEYDSDYYGDDLPFWMKVQKTDGSAAHQLIVPYTLDVNDMRFALPQGYSHADPFFQYMKDSFDALYAEGDPAGDNAPKMMSIGMHCRLLGKPGRITALQRFLDHIQGHNKVWICRRIDIARHWKERFPAPIL
- the uraD gene encoding 2-oxo-4-hydroxy-4-carboxy-5-ureidoimidazoline decarboxylase, coding for MALTLEQLNRAPLPEATQMLDGLYEHTPWIAEQALAQRPFTSLAHLKHAMVRVLAAAPREAQLALVRAHPELAGKAMVSKTLTAESTNEQSKAGLTDCTPEEFARIQQLNSDYNARHGFPFILAVRGPRGLGLPKQEIIDTFARRLENPVDFELAEALRNIHRIVEIRLNDKFGFAPTLGNDVWDWQEKLSTHSDPGYAEKGQLTVTYLTDAHRACAQRISHWMRDCGFDEVEIDAVGNVVGRYHGAQPDAKYLLTGSHYDTVRNGGKYDGRLGIFVPMACVRELHRAGRRLPFGIEVVGFAEEEGQRYKATFLGSGALVGDFRAEWLEQKDADGITMRQAMQHAGLCVDDIPKLKREAANYLGFVEVHIEQGPVLNELDIPLGVVTSINGSVRFVGEVCGMASHAGTTPMDRRRDAAAAVAELILYVEKRAAQDGDSVGTVGQLEVPSGSINVVPGRCRFSLDLRAPTNAQRDRLVHDIEAELQAICARRFVHYSLEETMRAAAAPSAPEWQQRWEKAVAALGVPLYRMPSGAGHDAMKLHELMPQAMLFTRGINSGISHNPLEATTSDDMQLAVDAFSHVLNQLAQEA